A window of Aeromicrobium sp. Root236 contains these coding sequences:
- the ndk gene encoding nucleoside-diphosphate kinase, which produces MSQRTLVLIKPDAVRRGLTGQILSRFEAKGLTIVALEQRTIDAAQADAHYAEHVDQPWYPPLREFAISGPLVALVLEGDEAIAVVRLLNGVTDGRQAAPGTIRGDLSLSNRENLVHASDSEESAKREIDLWFPELS; this is translated from the coding sequence ATGTCGCAACGCACCCTCGTCCTCATCAAGCCCGACGCCGTACGCCGCGGACTGACCGGCCAGATCCTGTCGCGGTTCGAGGCCAAGGGCCTGACGATCGTCGCGCTCGAGCAGCGGACGATCGACGCCGCCCAGGCCGATGCCCACTACGCCGAGCACGTCGATCAGCCGTGGTACCCGCCGCTGCGTGAGTTCGCGATCTCGGGACCGCTCGTCGCGCTCGTGCTCGAGGGCGACGAGGCGATCGCGGTCGTACGCCTGCTCAACGGCGTCACCGACGGTCGCCAGGCGGCGCCCGGCACGATCCGTGGTGACCTGTCGCTGTCCAACCGCGAGAACCTCGTGCACGCCTCGGACTCCGAGGAGTCGGCCAAGCGCGAGATCGACCTCTGGTTCCCCGAGCTGTCATGA
- a CDS encoding TIGR03960 family B12-binding radical SAM protein — protein MSVESVFPRLEPLLPSVGKPIQYVGGELNATSKEWDSAQVRWALMYPDAYEVGLPNQGVQILYEVLNERDWILAERTYAVFSDMEKVMRDNDIPQFTVDAHRPVRAFDLFGISFSTELGYTNMLTALDLAGIPLHAVDRGDDDPIVIAGGHSAFNPEPIADFLDAAVLGDGEEIVLAISEVVREWKDEGRPGGRDEVLMRLAKSGGVYVPKFYDVTYLPDGRIQRIVPNRPGVPWRVAKHTLMDLDSWPYPKNPLVPLAETVHERFSVEIFRGCTRGCRFCQAGMITRPVRERSIEGIGAMVQNGLDKTGFEEVGLLSLSSADHTEIGEVAKQLGDRYEGTNTSLSLPSTRVDAFNITLANEFSRNGRRSGLTFAPEGGSERLRKVINKMVTEDDLIRTVAAAYSHGWRQVKLYFMCGLPTETDDDVMQIGELAKRVIQTGREVSGRNDIRCTVSIGGFVPKPHTPFQWASQLDHETTDERLKKLRDAVRADKRYGKAIGFRYHDGKPGIIEGLLSRGDRRVGRVIEAVWRDGGRFDGWSEHFSYDRWADKTAEALADEPVDLDWYTVREREYAEVLPWDHLDAGLDRDWLWEDWQDSLNPDGALEVEDCRWTPCFDCGVCPQMDLEIQIGPTGKNLLPLTVV, from the coding sequence ATGTCCGTCGAGTCCGTCTTCCCACGCCTTGAACCGCTGCTCCCGTCTGTCGGCAAGCCCATCCAGTACGTCGGTGGCGAGCTCAACGCGACGAGCAAGGAGTGGGACTCAGCGCAGGTGCGCTGGGCACTGATGTACCCCGATGCGTACGAGGTGGGGCTGCCCAACCAGGGCGTGCAGATCCTCTACGAAGTCCTCAACGAGCGCGACTGGATCCTGGCAGAGCGTACGTACGCGGTGTTCTCCGACATGGAGAAGGTCATGCGCGACAACGACATCCCGCAGTTCACGGTCGATGCGCACCGTCCGGTCAGGGCGTTCGACCTGTTCGGCATCTCGTTCTCGACCGAGCTCGGCTACACCAACATGCTGACCGCGCTCGACCTCGCCGGCATCCCGCTCCACGCAGTCGACCGCGGCGACGACGACCCGATCGTCATCGCCGGCGGCCACTCGGCGTTCAACCCCGAGCCGATCGCCGACTTCCTCGACGCTGCGGTGCTCGGCGACGGCGAGGAGATCGTGCTGGCGATCAGCGAGGTCGTCCGTGAGTGGAAGGACGAGGGCCGGCCCGGCGGGCGCGACGAGGTCCTCATGCGCCTCGCCAAGTCCGGTGGCGTCTACGTCCCGAAGTTCTACGACGTGACCTACCTGCCCGACGGCCGCATCCAGCGCATCGTGCCCAACCGGCCCGGTGTGCCGTGGCGGGTCGCCAAGCACACGCTGATGGACCTCGACTCCTGGCCATACCCCAAGAACCCGCTGGTGCCGCTCGCCGAGACCGTGCACGAGCGCTTCAGTGTCGAGATCTTCCGCGGCTGCACGCGCGGCTGCCGGTTCTGCCAGGCCGGCATGATCACCCGGCCGGTGCGCGAGCGCTCGATCGAGGGCATCGGCGCGATGGTGCAGAACGGGCTCGACAAGACCGGTTTCGAGGAGGTCGGCCTGCTGTCGCTGTCGAGCGCTGACCACACCGAGATCGGCGAGGTCGCCAAGCAGCTGGGCGATCGCTACGAGGGCACCAACACCTCGCTGTCGCTGCCGTCGACCCGCGTCGACGCGTTCAACATCACGCTGGCCAACGAGTTCAGCCGCAACGGCCGTCGCTCGGGCCTGACCTTCGCGCCTGAGGGCGGCAGCGAGCGCCTCCGCAAGGTCATCAACAAGATGGTGACCGAGGACGACCTGATCCGCACCGTCGCCGCTGCCTATTCGCACGGCTGGCGTCAGGTCAAGCTCTACTTCATGTGCGGCCTGCCGACCGAGACCGACGACGACGTGATGCAGATCGGCGAGCTCGCCAAGCGGGTCATCCAGACCGGTCGCGAGGTCTCGGGCCGCAACGACATCCGGTGCACCGTGTCGATCGGCGGGTTCGTGCCCAAGCCGCACACGCCGTTCCAGTGGGCCTCGCAGCTCGACCACGAGACGACGGACGAGCGCCTCAAGAAGCTCCGCGATGCTGTCCGCGCCGACAAGCGCTACGGCAAGGCGATCGGCTTCCGCTACCACGACGGCAAGCCCGGGATCATCGAAGGACTCCTGTCCCGCGGCGACCGTCGCGTCGGCCGCGTCATCGAGGCCGTGTGGCGCGACGGCGGGCGCTTCGACGGCTGGAGCGAGCACTTCTCGTACGACCGCTGGGCCGACAAGACCGCTGAAGCGCTGGCCGACGAGCCGGTCGACCTCGACTGGTACACCGTCCGTGAGCGCGAGTACGCCGAGGTGCTGCCCTGGGACCACCTCGACGCCGGTCTCGACCGCGACTGGCTCTGGGAGGACTGGCAGGACTCGCTCAACCCCGACGGCGCCCTCGAGGTCGAGGACTGCCGCTGGACGCCGTGCTTCGACTGCGGTGTCTGCCCGCAGATGGACCTCGAGATTCAGATCGGCCCGACCGGCAAGAACCTGCTGCCGCTCACTGTCGTCTGA
- a CDS encoding glycoside hydrolase family 13 protein, translated as MAGSGEQWWRDAVIYQVYPRSWADSDGDGIGDLPGITTRLPHLADLGVDAVWLSPFYTSPQRDAGYDVADYRDVDPVFGDLAAFDALMARAHELGLRVIVDIVPNHSSSDHAWFKAALASKPGSAERARYIFRDGGDGGEQPPNNWQSLFGGPAWTRVTEPDGTPGQWYLHLFDTSQPDFDWTNAEVRGELEDVLRFWLDRGVDGFRIDVAHGLVKADGLPDSEHDQWSEPTALAPMWDQPGVHDIYGSWRRITDSYAVDGEDADRILCAEAWVLPAEALARYVRHDELHQSFNFEYLMTPWLADDQRRTITHSLAQAEAVGAPQTWVLSNHDVVRHASRLGYPQQPGLHRVEGIGADDQQPDAELGLRRARAATAVMLALPGSAYLFQGEELGLPEATQLPDESRQDPTFARTGGASKGRDGCRVPVPWEADAPSYGFGPGDQPWLPQPPEYGPLAADPQRGVLGSTLELYRTLLALRHALRLGRGNLTWLDGFPDTVLAFAVTSAAGEVTVLANLGDQPLALPDGTTVLASSQPLEPGAPLGTDETVWLHL; from the coding sequence ATGGCGGGCTCAGGCGAGCAGTGGTGGCGGGACGCGGTGATCTACCAGGTCTATCCCCGCTCGTGGGCGGACTCCGACGGCGACGGGATCGGCGACCTGCCCGGCATCACGACCCGCCTCCCCCACCTGGCCGACCTGGGCGTCGACGCCGTCTGGCTCTCGCCGTTCTACACCTCGCCCCAGCGCGACGCCGGCTACGACGTCGCCGACTACCGCGACGTCGACCCGGTGTTCGGCGACCTCGCGGCGTTCGACGCCTTGATGGCTCGTGCGCACGAGCTCGGGCTGCGGGTCATCGTCGACATCGTGCCCAACCACTCGTCGAGCGACCACGCGTGGTTCAAGGCGGCACTGGCCTCAAAGCCAGGGAGTGCGGAGCGGGCGCGCTACATCTTTCGCGACGGTGGCGACGGCGGCGAGCAGCCGCCCAACAACTGGCAGAGCCTGTTCGGGGGCCCTGCATGGACGCGGGTCACGGAGCCGGACGGCACACCGGGTCAGTGGTACCTGCACCTGTTCGACACCAGCCAGCCCGACTTCGACTGGACCAACGCCGAGGTGCGTGGCGAGCTCGAGGACGTCCTGCGATTCTGGCTCGATCGAGGCGTCGACGGGTTCCGGATCGACGTCGCGCACGGTCTCGTCAAGGCCGACGGACTGCCCGACAGCGAGCACGACCAATGGTCCGAGCCGACGGCCCTCGCGCCGATGTGGGATCAGCCGGGCGTCCACGACATCTACGGCAGCTGGCGTCGGATCACCGACTCGTACGCCGTGGACGGCGAGGATGCCGACCGCATCCTGTGCGCCGAGGCATGGGTCCTTCCCGCCGAGGCGCTCGCGCGCTACGTACGCCACGACGAGCTGCACCAGTCGTTCAACTTCGAGTACCTCATGACGCCGTGGCTCGCGGACGACCAGCGCCGGACGATCACCCACTCGCTCGCCCAGGCCGAGGCGGTCGGGGCGCCGCAGACCTGGGTGCTGTCCAACCACGACGTCGTACGCCACGCGAGCCGGCTCGGCTACCCGCAGCAACCGGGCCTGCACCGCGTCGAGGGCATCGGCGCCGACGACCAGCAGCCGGACGCCGAGCTCGGCCTGCGCCGTGCCCGCGCGGCCACCGCCGTCATGCTGGCACTGCCGGGCTCCGCATACCTGTTCCAGGGCGAGGAGCTGGGTCTGCCCGAGGCGACGCAGTTGCCCGACGAGAGCCGGCAGGACCCGACCTTCGCGCGTACTGGCGGGGCGTCCAAGGGCCGCGACGGCTGCCGCGTACCGGTGCCCTGGGAGGCCGATGCCCCGTCGTACGGGTTCGGCCCCGGCGACCAGCCCTGGCTGCCCCAGCCGCCCGAGTACGGACCACTCGCGGCCGACCCGCAGCGCGGCGTGCTTGGGTCCACACTCGAGCTCTACCGGACGTTGCTGGCGCTTCGTCATGCCCTTCGTCTCGGCCGCGGCAACCTGACGTGGCTCGACGGATTCCCGGACACCGTCCTGGCCTTCGCGGTCACGTCCGCGGCCGGCGAGGTCACCGTCCTGGCGAATCTCGGCGACCAACCCCTGGCCCTCCCCGACGGCACCACGGTCCTCGCCTCGAGCCAGCCGCTCGAGCCCGGGGCCCCGCTCGGCACGGATGAGACGGTCTGGCTGCATCTCTGA
- a CDS encoding extracellular solute-binding protein: MSVLAACGSGSGGKASLNWYINPDGQVTLNKLAKDCSTSKYDIKIQLLPASATDQRTQLARRLAAKDSSTDLMSLDPVFVPEFANAEWLAPFEGEQADKVLDADVLKGAAETVKWDDKVVAAPQWANTQVLWYRRSLAEKAGLDMTKPVTWDQVIDAAGDNGATVGVQANKYEAYVVWINALIQGAGGNILDPSTVEKGRDAKVTIDSKAGKDAAAVIRKLAKSPAAQPDFTTSNEGTSLGSMFPAKGPGEFMTNWTFVYKNYEGLIDKPSGPKGKKGFEDLGWARYPQTVAGEESKPPIGGIDIGVGSYSKHLDYAKAAAVCVTNAKAQTALAVNEGLMPSRQSVYDSAELKKAYPADLLQLFSQSVDTGGPRPKSAFYSQISSAIQSRWHSPNSVGPNTPKKSADFLSAILKGKALL, encoded by the coding sequence ATGAGTGTGCTGGCCGCCTGCGGAAGTGGCAGCGGCGGCAAGGCATCGCTCAACTGGTACATCAACCCGGACGGGCAGGTCACGCTCAACAAGCTCGCCAAGGACTGCAGCACCAGCAAGTACGACATCAAGATCCAGCTGCTCCCGGCCAGCGCGACCGACCAGCGCACGCAGCTCGCCCGACGCCTGGCGGCCAAGGACAGCTCGACCGACCTGATGAGCCTCGACCCGGTCTTCGTGCCCGAGTTCGCCAACGCCGAGTGGCTCGCCCCCTTCGAGGGTGAGCAGGCCGACAAGGTCCTCGACGCCGACGTGCTCAAGGGGGCGGCCGAGACGGTGAAGTGGGACGACAAGGTCGTCGCGGCGCCGCAGTGGGCCAACACCCAGGTGCTCTGGTACCGCCGCTCGCTCGCCGAGAAGGCCGGGCTCGACATGACCAAGCCCGTCACCTGGGACCAGGTGATCGACGCCGCCGGCGACAACGGCGCCACGGTCGGCGTCCAGGCCAACAAGTACGAGGCCTACGTCGTGTGGATCAACGCTTTGATCCAGGGCGCCGGCGGCAACATCCTCGACCCGTCAACGGTGGAGAAGGGGCGTGACGCCAAGGTCACGATCGACTCCAAGGCAGGCAAGGACGCCGCAGCCGTCATCAGGAAGCTCGCCAAGTCCCCCGCAGCACAGCCCGACTTCACGACGTCCAACGAGGGCACGAGCCTCGGTTCGATGTTCCCCGCCAAGGGACCCGGCGAGTTCATGACCAACTGGACGTTCGTCTACAAGAACTACGAGGGCCTCATCGACAAGCCGAGCGGCCCCAAGGGCAAGAAGGGCTTCGAAGACCTCGGCTGGGCCCGCTACCCCCAGACGGTCGCCGGCGAGGAGTCCAAGCCGCCGATCGGTGGCATCGACATCGGGGTCGGTTCCTACTCCAAGCACCTCGACTACGCCAAGGCCGCCGCCGTCTGCGTGACCAACGCCAAGGCGCAGACCGCGCTCGCCGTCAACGAGGGCCTGATGCCCTCGCGTCAGTCGGTCTACGACTCGGCCGAGCTCAAGAAGGCCTACCCGGCCGATCTGCTGCAGCTGTTCAGCCAGAGCGTCGACACCGGCGGCCCGCGGCCCAAGAGCGCGTTCTACAGCCAGATCTCGAGCGCGATCCAGTCGCGGTGGCACTCACCCAACTCGGTCGGCCCGAACACACCCAAGAAGTCGGCTGACTTCCTTTCGGCCATCCTCAAGGGAAAGGCGCTCTTGTGA
- a CDS encoding NADPH-dependent F420 reductase, with product MTSIGVLGTGVVGRTFASRLAGLGVDVLVGARTADSPSLEPVAALGVRTGSFADAVAHADVIVNATNGLHSIAALESVGAEALSGKTLIDVSNELQPVEGGYPKPMASTDDSLGQRIQAAFPDLRVVKSLNTMNCTVMVDPSIVEGDHVVFLSGDDAEAKDRAREFLALLGWRPVQVVDLGGIDTAAAVEMTMSLWMRVTIARGSNAPRFNWAINSG from the coding sequence ATGACCTCGATCGGGGTGCTCGGCACCGGCGTCGTCGGTCGTACGTTCGCGTCGCGGCTGGCCGGGCTGGGTGTCGACGTCCTCGTCGGTGCACGTACCGCTGACTCCCCGAGCCTGGAGCCGGTCGCCGCGCTCGGCGTGCGCACGGGCTCGTTCGCCGACGCGGTCGCCCACGCCGACGTCATCGTCAACGCGACGAACGGCCTGCACTCGATCGCTGCGCTCGAGAGCGTCGGCGCCGAGGCGCTGTCCGGCAAGACCCTCATCGACGTGTCCAACGAGCTCCAGCCCGTCGAGGGTGGCTACCCGAAGCCGATGGCGTCGACCGACGACTCGTTGGGCCAGCGCATCCAGGCCGCGTTCCCCGACCTGCGGGTCGTGAAGTCGCTCAACACCATGAACTGCACGGTGATGGTGGACCCGTCGATCGTCGAGGGCGACCACGTGGTGTTCCTGAGCGGCGACGACGCCGAGGCGAAGGACCGGGCTCGCGAGTTCCTCGCGCTGCTGGGCTGGCGCCCCGTGCAGGTCGTCGACCTGGGCGGGATCGACACGGCCGCGGCCGTGGAGATGACGATGTCGCTGTGGATGCGCGTGACGATCGCGCGTGGGTCGAACGCCCCACGGTTCAACTGGGCGATCAACTCCGGCTGA